Within the Cololabis saira isolate AMF1-May2022 chromosome 22, fColSai1.1, whole genome shotgun sequence genome, the region ttctcattcatcctgaagccaaacaggctgcaggaagccactgcgcatgctcagcaggctcattcatatacaaaaacataccatttttggtatgaagtgggcgtatagagggcgggatatgaggcggattcagctgagcaaccttccagctggactgtgatttataaagcgaaaaTTGCGTGgaggtgtgcgtgcacatggttttattgatccggatttttttttgcgcctggcattttcggcttttgggtgtacgtgcacttttagtatgactcctacgcagtccattttaaatgaggccggTCCTTACTAACATTTACTGATCATGTATGATGATCATGATTATCATACAATCCCTTTCATTTCTGCCTGATGTTATGGGgatatgaaaacatgaaaacatctgTCTATGGAGTCTGATGACATAATTTCCATGCATTTTCTTTCGACTTCTTTTATCTGTAAAATACCTTTAGTACTTGCAGAAACTAAGCAATCCTGCATGTAAGCTTCTTCATGTGTCAGAAGGCTTGTATGCTGGTCTAAAAAACTGAGACTACATGtaacaaaaaaggaagaaatacaACTAATTGATCATAGCCCACTTTAAGGTACCATATGTAATAATTCTATTTCTAAAGTTTAGTGTTGTGACGTAGACTATTGGTCATCTAAATAATGGTAACTCTCAGAGGCTTGAAACAGGGCAAAataactttattttcttttgtttgagaAGCCATTTCATCTTCTATCCTAAAGGCTTTGTCAGTTTAATGGTTGTTAAGCAGTTAGCCCTGCTTCATCTCAGGAGTCCGCCCCCTCCATATCTCCCATAGACTGACCATGTCACTCTTCTGGACACTCTTTAAACTAGATTACTCTTTGCAGCAACTTTCCTGTTCAGTTTTTACAATCCTGCACTGAGTCTTTTTTTGCTCATTAGCAGTGCATGAACTACTTATCCACAAGTTGAGAGGAAACAAAACTATCCTCTCCGGTTCACCCGGAGCCCACCTGCTGAATGAATAGCTGTGTCCATCGTGATGGCAGGGAAACATGAGACAAACGTGTCAGGACAAGCTGGTGAGCAATGACTGAAATCTGTCCTGAGTCTCTTTTCCTTGGACTTTCCTCAGcgctgaaatatcacatttcacCCTGTGCATTGAGGATAAAACTTCAGTTGCTCATTACTTTTGTCCCTGTGCTCCTCCAAAAATCAATACCCTGATgaaataggcaaggcaaggcaaatttatttatatagcacaattcaacacaaggtaattcaaagtaaaATAGTTAGTCTCAGGCCTGCATCTTGTAGCTCTTGGCAGTAAAAACATCGTAGGTCTTCCCTGCATTTTGTTCTATGACAGGGTTTATCTGTGCAACAACAAGGTGGCAGAAACATCAAAATGAAACACTGTAAAGTAAAGTTTATGAATCAACAATCCTGTTTGTACATACCGCATCACAGATCTGCTGAACATTTTCATCCCCATCCTTTGGTTGGGAGAGGCATCCACACGTTGGTGTTGTGGCAAGTTGACCATCCATCAGTCTTGGGAGGTCCTTAGGTAGGATCGGTTCCTCCTCTGCAGCCATGTGGGTTATAGACCGAGGTATGTATAACAGCACGCAAACTGATTATCCTGCTGCCAGTAAGTCAGACATGAACCTGCTACCCTGAGGACTGTAATGTAAAAACATGGGCAGTTTGAAGATGACCAGTGATGACACACAAACTAATACGCCTCATAagctttccttcctccttcctgttTGTCCTCTATTTTTGAACGAATGACCGTTCCCACAAGTAAAGGGTGTGCATGAGTTTTGATTCAGATCTGCAGTCCCTGCTGCCCTCAGGTGGATGTTTTTCTAACCGGCAACTCTGGATGGTCCTTGTATGGTGTTACAATCTGGGTTTATTAAAAGCTTTAGATTGACAAACATTTCTCATGAGGTAACTTTGatggttgaaaaagaaaatcaattaataaataaatgtttaacaaCTCGTGATATCATTCAGACCCTTACCAGCTTCTACAAGGCTATTAGTAATGCGTGTTTTGCCTCATGAGTATAAGAGTGATTTGTCTATAAAAACTTGTATTTTCTTGAAAAGAGTGACTTGCAACAACCTGCAGATTTCAGTGGTTTATTTTCCTCATCAAATTCCTCTTGGGATCATTTCTGCTGCCACATGTGAACCCAGGTGGCTATACTTGAAGAGGAAAGGGCTCTTAAATTAtcattcttatttatttactctCTGTCCCTAAAAAATCAAAAGTTCTTACATAATCAAACACAgggtttttttaaatgtttttttaagggtacAGGCTTTTCCCAGTTATAGCAAATGTTGGTCATTTCTTCCCAATAATGTATGCACTTTCTGTGACCGGGATGGGAGAATACTGAAGACGTGTTTGAAGTATGTGTTTGCATCACTCCTTTCTGGTTATTTAGAAACTTGCCTGGCCATCCATACTCTCCATACTCAAAATTCTCTCTTGCAGTGGGTCTGGTCCCCATTAACACAGTAgataaacagtttttttcagttAAACTGTTGTTTGCTAGCATTTCTACCTCACTGTACAATATTTTGGATGATTTTCCTTGATAGCCTGCATGTTGCCCTGCGTACGTGACGTCACATGCTTTGTTTTTCCTCATCTGTTTTGTGTCTTTCCAACGGTGTTCAGAGGCAATTATTTTCTGCGTCCGCTGGTAACGCCCCTTGGAAATCAAAGTCAATTCCAGAGGAAGCAAactaattatttttaaaagaaaaaaaatataaaaaatagttTCCTTCAGTTAATTTCAACATCAATATCTatgttgatgaaaatgttttCATCAGTCTCATTAAAATCTTAGCGATGTTTTATGTTCATGAATCACTAACTAATAACCTTTCGTTGAGATAATTGTATACTTATAATTCAACtataattaaaacatttaatttcaaATACAAATGTCATAAAGTGCACTTCCAAGAAATGTTTGCTCATTTGAGGCTAGTTATAGCAGCCATTATCTTTGCCCTAACTATTAGGAGTTCTTATGTAACACATTTCAAACTGCGCTGGAGGTTAAAAGTACACTTAAATAAAGGCACCTATTCATACCTGCTATCAGGGACGGGCATATCTCCTGCTCAACTGATCTACAGTGAAGTCAGATGCATGTCGTGCATGCTACTTCTGGCTGCAAGAATCCAAGATGGCAATGACACCTTACAGTCTGATGCATACTAGTGGAAGCACAACCAAAAAACCTTTTATTGAAAAATGTTTCCACTTTGATACACCAATCAAACCAGCAAATCACATCAAGAGGAATTCTTCCATCGTAAATGTAATTAAAGGGTTTATATTGCCGTGTTCGGGATCTTTCAATGGTCAGAGTCAAGCAGCTGATATAAAGTGACAGAAATATCACACAACCCTTCTAACAAGACTCCACACAGGCTCCTGTGGTGTGaaaagtcctgtatatttaatcTATTTAAAGCCACtttatgtagcaataccacttctgaccacacagGGGCAGAATATCACAAGAAAGTTATGTGTAAGACACACCAGTATGTATAAAGTGGTATTTACAAGACGTGCTGGTGGGACTCTTGTCAATGTATCAGCTCTATATGCCCCCATATTGTCACGAGTGGTATTGCTATAAAGAGTTGCTTTAAAACAGGTCAAAAACTCTCCATAAAGACACAAAATGTGATGCTTTCAATCAATCATTGCAGTTTAGTTACTGCATTTTAGTAATGACAAGTGTGGTAGATCATATATCTACTCTGCCTTCTCTTTGTTGGGGTCTGCGACTGGTTGTACAACAACAGGTGTAGTTGTAGCGATGGGTGGGGAAGGGGCAGCATTTGGAGCGGGGGCAGGAGGAGGAAGTGGATCCGGGTCATCAATAAGGGCCTGTCTCCTCTCTCGCTCCTTAATCACTTGAACCAGACAGTAGGTCACAAACATGACAATGATGGTGGTTATCGGGAACCCTGGAGGGAAGAAGTGCATATATTGTCAATGTAGAGATGGGAACAAATCAAGTCTTAAAGTGGTAAAATTCACATCACCTTTGAGAAGCAGTCGTTTGGCGACCATCTTGGTGAAGTCCAAACTGTTCAAGGCCACGGCGTTGTACAACACGATGGTCCAGAAGTTGAAAGTGTTGAAGATGGCTCTGATACGGCGAGACATTGCTTCTGACATTGCCATCTGTAAATCAAACATTATCATTGCAGTCTTCGTCTGAATCTACTTTCCTGGGATGTAAAAGGACATCGTCCAGTAACAAACCTCAAAGGATACAAATGGCTCCATGAGGAAGAACTTGGCCGTCCACAGCTCAAAGTTCAGACCAAAACAATTAAAGAAAGCCCAGATGAGGACCGCCTGACCCGGTCCCAACCAGATGATGGTGACGCCGAAGGTGCAAAGTGTAGCCACCAGCTCCTCCAACACattgtcatgtttttttcccaGGTAATCATAAACATACCTGCAGAAGAAAACGCTATCAGAATCTGTCTGGTATGATTTACAAGAGGTCAGTGCAGTGGAGTTCCTGAGACACTCACTTGCAGAGCCAGTCGTTAATTCCTCTGTCAAAATGCCTTTGaatggacaaaaaaagaaagaaacacttGGTTTAACACTGCAGAATAATACCATACAGTGTATGTCTATAATATGACCAAGTTGTGCAAACTAAACCTACGTTTCAGAAAACACGTAGAGCAGAGTGATGCATTTTGGTGGTTTGGGTGGATCCAGGTGATCCAGTCTGGAAATAGTGTGGATGACTCCAAACATCACAGCTGCTTTTACCCAGTCATACACCAGGTTGAAGTAAGCCAGGCCCACTGGAAACAATGCAGCTATGTGAGATGCTGCAGTAAAAATGGTCCCCCAACACCCAGTAGGAAACACTTCTAGGAAAACTATATAACTTCCATGAAAAAGTCTAAAAGGCCATTCTTAACACTATATATCTTCAATTTAAAGCCTTCCACATGTGATGCAtcacaaaaatgatcaaaacagTTAGGCTCGAACAGGTAGGCCGGAACCTACCCAGAGCCCAGTCAGAGAGGTTTTTCAGCAGTTTCATGTCAGAGGGGATGGTGAGGATGTACATGAAGTGGAAGAGGACGTCCACGACAACGATGACTCCCAAGTGGATCAGGCCCTGCAGGCTGATATTCCACATCTCCCTGTCTCTCCTGGTCAAATCCGATCTGTTGATCTGCAGAAGGCAGCAAATGCATGTCACTGCAAGCAGAAGGCCTCAAACCCCTGAGAGCTGAGATGTGTATGGTAGTTGATGGAGATATAGATGTATGTATGCAAGTCCAGCTTCATATCAACTCTACACTGCAATGGTAAACTCTTgatttattctcattttttccCCAACTGAGTTCCATTATAATCTCTTGCAGTAAAGGGAAATAACAGTATATTACATAACATAAGTCTAAAAAACACAGAAGTTAGTTGACATATAAAGGTAATTCCTGTAATCTTTACTCGTTGGTAAGCAAGATAACTATAGGCCAGAGGGAGGCGATGCTTTGATTTTCAGGGTATCGTTATGTTTTATAATTACTTGACCTGCTGGGTAACTGGGATCAATGAAAACAATCTAAATTCACTCACTTGAGCATAAAATTGATCAAAGGTCATGATGGGCCCAAAATAGAAGAAAGGGAGGTAGAAGTTGTACTTGAGCAGTTCAAGGATGTTGTaattcccctcttttctttcacAGTTTTCCAAAGCGAAGCTCATGCATCGCATGATTGTGAACCCGCAACCTCCATAGAAGAGAACATGACGCAGCTCAAAGTCCCCGTCCACAAAATCAGCCTGTGAGAGACAAAACGCAGCGTACTGACAGCAGGCTCAGCCACCTGCTCTTTCTTCCTGAAATAACTCCAAGAGCGGCAGCTGTTTTACCTGCCAGGACACGAAGGGTTCACACTTGAATGTGGCGAGGGTGCAGAGGCCAGTAACGAAGCACAGCCAGCGGATTTTCACTAAGGAGATGCTGTACAGCAGGATGCAGTGGGACAGGATGAGAGTGACGTAGGTCCAGCCCATGCTGGTCCACACAGCCAGTATACCGAACACCATGTGCACCAAGGACCTGTACTGTAGGAAACATACACATTACACTGAATGGCTGTTTTTAAAGctgtaaaacttaaaaaaaaagtctaaccATTTCTTCCACCCCCATTTCCCAGAGGCTCAATGTTAAGGTCAGATCATTAACCCTCGTATCAAGCCTTTGTAAGAGTCAAAAGCACCTGCGGAGCAGCCATGGTGCCGATCTTGGCGAACAGCACATGACCAGACAGTGCAAACAGGATGTGGTCTCTGAAGGTGGAAAACCACATCATCCATTCAAAATCAGCTGTGTCCTATAGaccaaagaataaaacaatataGATAAGAGATATTTATGCATTAATTACAAATGGCTTAATGAAATGTACAATTCCCTACCATTTTCCTCCCAAAGAATCCTGGTTTCACACTGACTTTGAATGTCTTTCTGTTTGTATTCACTGAAGAAAGAACAGCAAAACAACAAATGTTATAATGATGGTGAGACCAGGACTTCTCAAGCAAATAAGGTAACTGCAACCACATCCAAATTTGTTGTGTCAGAAATTAAAGTACACCATCTTTCAATTGCCAGGCTTTACTTTGGGACAAATAATAAGATCCTTACCAGATAATTAGAGTATATCATTATCTAATCATCAAAATTTAAGCCAAAATGCAGACGCAGAACCCCCATCAGCAGCAATAACTTGTTCTCCGAATGATCTTAAAAGTCGGTTTTAGGGAGGAATTTTGACCTGTTCTACTTTACATGACACTGCTGTTGCATTTTATTAAGTTTTGTGGACATTTAATTATGTGCACGTTTGGTTGATCCTTCACATGGGCTCACATTTGACTGGTGTACTGAGGAGTTTATTCTTATCCTTGTGACTTCAAGGTGTACAGGTTCTGTTACTGTAGGTTGGAACAAAACCCCAAACCATTACTCCTCCTCTACCGTGCTTGACAGCTGGTAT harbors:
- the hhatlb gene encoding hedgehog acyltransferase like, b, with the protein product MGIKAALPKYEIYFYNVVLCLAMFWAASWIFEVSSLNTNRKTFKVSVKPGFFGRKMDTADFEWMMWFSTFRDHILFALSGHVLFAKIGTMAAPQYRSLVHMVFGILAVWTSMGWTYVTLILSHCILLYSISLVKIRWLCFVTGLCTLATFKCEPFVSWQADFVDGDFELRHVLFYGGCGFTIMRCMSFALENCERKEGNYNILELLKYNFYLPFFYFGPIMTFDQFYAQINRSDLTRRDREMWNISLQGLIHLGVIVVVDVLFHFMYILTIPSDMKLLKNLSDWALVGLAYFNLVYDWVKAAVMFGVIHTISRLDHLDPPKPPKCITLLYVFSETHFDRGINDWLCKYVYDYLGKKHDNVLEELVATLCTFGVTIIWLGPGQAVLIWAFFNCFGLNFELWTAKFFLMEPFVSFEMAMSEAMSRRIRAIFNTFNFWTIVLYNAVALNSLDFTKMVAKRLLLKGFPITTIIVMFVTYCLVQVIKERERRQALIDDPDPLPPPAPAPNAAPSPPIATTTPVVVQPVADPNKEKAE